The following coding sequences lie in one Arachis ipaensis cultivar K30076 chromosome B05, Araip1.1, whole genome shotgun sequence genomic window:
- the LOC107640790 gene encoding uncharacterized protein LOC107640790, with the protein MASQPHMTTNEAIDFLREEFNLVLHPKMVYRAVKEVKERIMGNEKEQYGKLRDYAMEIIKSNPGSTARVDVIPIPQSLLVFDKIYISFEGCKQGFQSGCRPFIHLNGAFLKTYHGGQLLSVVAQDANNQFYGLLPALKEVMLRAHHQNCVMHMWKNFINRFKDMHIRDIVWDSARCTTEPEFKETMEKLKGVNKAAWEYLMRFELATWVKAFFSHGPKVDNLTNNLCEVFNAKVVKYKMKPVLTMCEEIRCYLMRRMTKHIRLLEHHSRKLAPIQEKRLQRLIKPSSRWITEWVGDNERKRFQVSRKQTKVDVDLIKHTCSCNVWQLTGMPCIHGIAAIRKRHDQVDDYVHHWLCMESIHKTYAHCIKPVPSEEFWITTDQLRPAPPPIKRPIGRPKVHNRNKDPAETHIQGDKLKRSFQVTCSKCNEKGHNYKTCKGAPSNPNWKSKKKKAKKTDANTEPLDQSQTHTESLAENSAVQEKSPNAAATTPSAPVQPPFRPPSQLPIMGQPKTPTAASKFRPKQTIRRPQTSANPPSNSPSTPPPDTTQTQSTSASVATSEETLKVTGSEAIGMNFIPTLGSKNQKN; encoded by the exons ATGGCTAGTCAACCTCATATGACTACTAATGAGGCAATTGACTTTCTTAGAGAAGAGTTTAATCTAGTGTTGCATCCGAAGATGGTCTACAGGGCAGTGAAAGAGGTCAAAGAGAGGATTATGGGAAATGAAAAGGAACAATATGGGAAGCTTAGGGACTATGCCATGGAGATCATTAAGAGTAATCCGGGCTCGACTGCAAGAGTTGATGTGATCCCAATCCCTCAATCCCTACTTGTCTTTGACAAAATATATATCTCCTTTGAGGGTTGTAAGCAAGGCTTTCAGTCTGGGTGTAGGCCTTTCATCCATCTAAATGGAGCATTTTTGAAGACATACCATGGAGGCCAACTACTGTCAGTGGTGGCACAGGATGCGAATAACCAATTCTAT GGTCTGCTACCAGCCTTAAAGGAGGTAATGCTGAGAGCACATCATCAAAATTGTGTCATGCACATGTGGAAAAACTTCATAAATAGGTTCAAAGATATGCACATTAGAGATATAGTATGGGACTCTGCTAGGTGCACTACTGAACCAGAGTTCAAAGAGACCATGGAGAAGCTGAAGGGGGTGAATAAGGCGGCATGGGAGTATCTGATGAGGTTTGAACTAGCCACTTGGGTTAAGGCTTTCTTCAGTCATGGCCCCAAGGTGGATAACCTAACTAACAACCTGTGCGAGGTATTTAATGCAAAAGTGGTTAAATACAAAATGAAGCCAGTTTTGACTATGTGTGAGGAAATTAGGTGCTACCTAATGCGGAGAATGACCAAGCATATTAGGCTGTTAGAGCACCATAGTAGAAAGCTTGCACCCATTCAGGAGAAAAGGTTGCAGAGGCTGATAAAAcccagcagcaggtggattaccGAATGGGTGGGAGATAACGAACGAAAAAGATTTCAAGTTAGCAGAAAGCAAACCAAAGTAGATGTCGATTTGATCAAACACACTTGTTCATGCAATGTTTGGCAACTGACCG GCATGCCATGCATTCACGGTATTGCTGCAATTAGAAAGAGGCATGACCAGGTAGATGATTATGTGCATCACTGGTTATGCATGGAATCTATTCACAAGACATATGCACATTGCATAAAACCAGTTCCAAGTGAGGAATTTTGGATAACCACTGACCAGCTGAGGCCTGCTCCACCACCCATCAAGCGACCTATTGGGAGGCCTAAAGTACACAATCGCAACAAGGATCCTGCTGAGACTCATATTCAGGGTGACAAGCTTAAGAGAAGCTTTCAAGTGACATGCAGCAAGTGCAATGAGAAAGGCCATAACTATAAGACATGTAAGGGAGCACCAAGCAACCCAAACTggaaatcaaaaaagaaaaaagctaaGAAGACTGATGCAAACACAGAACCCTTG GATCAAAGCCAGACACATACTGAAAGTTTGGCTGAGAATAGTGCTGTGCAAGAGAAGTCTCCA AATGCTGCAGCAACAACACCATCTGCTCCAGTCCAACCTCCATTCAGGCCTCCATCCCAACTGCCAATAATGGGGCAACCCAAAACCCCAACTGCTGCCTCCAAATTCAGACCCAAGCAGACAATCAGAAGGCCCCAAACAAGTGCAAATCCACCTTCAAATTCACCTTCAACTCCACCCCCAGATACAACCCAGACTCAAAGTACCAGTGCCAGTGTCGCTACATCAGAGGAGACCTTGAAAGTCACTGGCAGTGAGGCCATAGGAATGAATTTCATCCCAACTCTTGGATCCAAGAATCAGAAGAACTGA